The proteins below come from a single Chryseobacterium sp. MA9 genomic window:
- a CDS encoding TetR/AcrR family transcriptional regulator, translating to MSNQAKKDQTQELIKETAKNLFFVKGKFDATTQEIADEAGVNRTLINYYFRSRDKLIQIIFDEAQRVEQEKSKIIQNSALPFKEKISKFIESSLSTSLQYPYLETYIVSQINKGTCHHREIEEDILNEMYSDIEKEMELGNIEKMAPVQFILNMVALLVFPSAIRPLFMENLLINDEEYDKIISERKEIIINMLFKN from the coding sequence ATGTCAAATCAAGCAAAAAAAGACCAAACACAGGAATTGATCAAGGAGACAGCGAAGAATTTGTTCTTTGTGAAAGGAAAATTTGATGCTACTACGCAGGAGATTGCAGATGAAGCAGGAGTGAACAGGACTCTCATTAATTACTATTTCCGTTCAAGGGATAAGCTTATTCAGATCATCTTTGATGAAGCACAAAGAGTAGAACAGGAAAAATCGAAGATTATTCAGAACTCTGCTCTGCCTTTTAAAGAAAAGATCAGCAAGTTCATAGAAAGCAGTCTTTCTACAAGCCTTCAGTATCCGTATCTGGAAACGTATATCGTATCACAGATCAATAAAGGAACCTGCCATCACAGAGAAATTGAAGAGGATATCCTGAATGAAATGTATAGTGACATCGAAAAAGAAATGGAATTGGGAAATATAGAAAAAATGGCACCTGTTCAGTTTATTCTTAATATGGTTGCTCTATTAGTATTCCCAAGTGCCATAAGACCATTATTTATGGAAAATTTATTAATTAATGATGAAGAATATGATAAGATCATTTCTGAGCGAAAAGAGATTATTATCAATATGTTGTTCAAAAACTAA
- a CDS encoding S1 RNA-binding domain-containing protein yields MQLGKTQTLTISEQINSGWILVDESGEKAFLPKIFIQDEKEIGDEVEVFVYQDDDKLKATTEIPLAEVGEFAVMSCVQSLPSGAFMDWGIIKDLFIPYKQQKTKIIEGKRYLVYIYVDEDMELITGTTKFKRNPQYDDLPFQKGDKVDLLMMNESELGWNVVINKQYIGLIYASDVFKKLYPLSEETGYIKTIREDGKIDISLQPEGFENIDEFKQKILNKLEENYGLLYVSDKSSPEEIKDELQMSKKNFKKAIGGLYKDKIIDISDDKIKLL; encoded by the coding sequence ATGCAACTCGGAAAAACTCAGACTTTAACAATTTCAGAACAAATTAATTCAGGATGGATCCTCGTAGACGAATCCGGAGAAAAAGCTTTTCTGCCTAAAATCTTTATTCAGGATGAAAAAGAAATAGGTGATGAAGTTGAAGTTTTTGTGTATCAGGATGACGATAAATTAAAGGCAACTACTGAAATTCCATTAGCTGAAGTAGGTGAATTTGCGGTGATGAGCTGTGTACAGAGTCTTCCAAGTGGAGCTTTTATGGATTGGGGAATCATTAAAGATTTATTTATCCCTTACAAACAGCAGAAAACCAAAATTATCGAAGGTAAAAGATATCTGGTTTACATTTATGTAGATGAAGATATGGAGTTGATTACGGGCACAACAAAGTTTAAAAGAAATCCGCAGTATGATGATCTTCCGTTTCAAAAAGGAGACAAAGTAGATCTGCTTATGATGAACGAAAGTGAACTGGGCTGGAATGTGGTGATCAACAAACAATACATTGGTTTGATATATGCTTCCGATGTTTTCAAAAAACTATATCCACTGTCAGAAGAAACAGGATACATCAAAACCATCCGTGAAGACGGGAAAATAGATATTTCTTTACAGCCGGAAGGTTTTGAAAATATTGACGAGTTCAAACAGAAAATTCTTAACAAACTGGAAGAAAACTACGGACTTCTGTATGTATCTGATAAGTCTTCACCTGAAGAGATCAAAGATGAACTTCAGATGAGTAAGAAAAACTTTAAAAAGGCGATCGGAGGACTTTATAAAGATAAGATCATCGATATTTCAGACGATAAGATCAAATTATTATAA
- a CDS encoding GLPGLI family protein — MYKSIIFFSFFFSIFIHSQEKLKVNYEVIHQTNVSWGDANLSDEMKDQMLKKIEQLKKRPESCILYYYGGNSYFTELVSDEKNINKKQKKEYFKFKNQNSYYQLNDYRVEEFYGYYPDSSSEIEYKNENLIIENYLCKLAIVKTGNIISKVWYTEEIPVSAGPYNYNSLPGLVLKVENSKYLCYATHISKDCKEQEIKKMDSKLSVYKGLELETKIKEGRDKMRKNGRENLEAFKQKMQNSK, encoded by the coding sequence ATGTATAAATCTATTATATTCTTTTCATTCTTTTTTTCAATATTTATCCATTCACAGGAAAAATTAAAAGTAAACTACGAAGTTATTCATCAAACTAATGTTTCCTGGGGAGACGCAAATTTATCTGATGAAATGAAAGATCAAATGCTGAAAAAAATAGAACAGCTAAAAAAGCGCCCCGAATCTTGTATTCTCTACTATTATGGAGGAAATTCTTATTTTACAGAATTAGTATCGGATGAAAAAAACATAAATAAAAAACAAAAAAAGGAATACTTTAAATTTAAAAACCAAAACAGTTATTATCAGTTAAATGATTACAGAGTTGAGGAATTCTACGGATATTATCCAGACAGCAGCTCTGAGATTGAATATAAGAACGAAAATCTGATTATTGAAAATTATCTCTGTAAACTAGCAATTGTCAAAACAGGTAATATTATCAGTAAAGTATGGTATACTGAGGAAATTCCGGTGTCCGCCGGACCCTATAACTATAACAGCCTGCCAGGTTTGGTTTTGAAAGTTGAAAATTCTAAATATTTGTGTTATGCTACTCATATTTCCAAAGATTGTAAAGAACAGGAAATAAAAAAAATGGACTCCAAGCTTTCGGTCTATAAAGGACTAGAATTGGAGACAAAAATAAAAGAAGGCCGGGATAAAATGAGAAAGAATGGAAGAGAAAATTTAGAAGCATTTAAACAAAAAATGCAAAACTCTAAGTAG
- a CDS encoding DUF4476 domain-containing protein, with amino-acid sequence MKKIFISWMLLIGMSSFAQEAGKAGELLKNEASTTEMKAPKSFNERNKIFDQSRPGNNPAPQGNRIKNPSYQWNRNYGYAEVFLRIPEQGFFTVEVGDQIIANGSGKYRFFDLSSGRMPISIYENGFLMYRTTLMLRNNNRMVLDFFTNEGLYLLDSYPVQGQYGFNDWNDVWNNPYGNQSGDGYNQGNVMDNNSFRQFFDMMMRNERFDDGKIAMINQQMRTSMFTSAQIRDLVKAISFDNKKLALAKSMYRNCADKNRYFMVYDAFDFESSKRELMDYISNL; translated from the coding sequence ATGAAAAAGATTTTTATTAGTTGGATGCTTTTAATAGGGATGAGCTCATTTGCTCAGGAAGCAGGAAAAGCAGGTGAGTTATTGAAAAATGAAGCTTCCACCACAGAAATGAAGGCTCCTAAAAGCTTCAATGAAAGAAACAAAATTTTTGACCAATCAAGACCCGGAAACAATCCGGCTCCTCAAGGAAACAGAATCAAAAATCCCAGCTACCAATGGAACAGAAACTATGGATATGCAGAAGTTTTTCTGAGAATTCCTGAGCAAGGTTTTTTTACTGTTGAAGTTGGAGATCAGATAATAGCAAACGGTTCAGGAAAATACAGATTCTTTGATTTGTCGTCAGGGAGAATGCCTATTTCCATCTATGAGAACGGTTTTCTGATGTACAGAACAACTTTGATGCTTCGAAATAATAATAGAATGGTGCTGGATTTTTTCACCAATGAAGGTTTATATCTTTTGGATTCTTATCCCGTTCAGGGTCAATATGGCTTCAATGACTGGAATGATGTATGGAATAATCCTTACGGAAATCAGTCAGGAGATGGATATAATCAGGGTAATGTAATGGATAATAATTCTTTTCGTCAGTTTTTTGATATGATGATGAGGAATGAGAGGTTTGACGATGGAAAAATTGCTATGATCAATCAGCAGATGCGAACTTCTATGTTCACTTCCGCACAAATAAGAGATCTGGTAAAAGCAATCAGTTTTGATAATAAAAAATTGGCACTCGCTAAATCTATGTACCGTAATTGTGCAGATAAAAACCGATATTTTATGGTATATGATGCTTTTGATTTTGAAAGCAGCAAGCGGGAACTGATGGATTATATTTCTAATTTATAA
- a CDS encoding helix-turn-helix domain-containing protein, producing MEKIIEKIAQQRSKKGYTFENMAHELDITPAAYRKIETGETKLSVERLMKISEILDEDLSNLLDIDTKNVFNNQSNEGNGYVEIINNDYKDIIKDIKETYDKLIQSKDDQIVMLKEQISFLKEKK from the coding sequence ATGGAGAAAATTATTGAAAAAATAGCTCAACAAAGGAGTAAAAAAGGCTATACTTTCGAAAACATGGCTCATGAATTAGACATCACTCCTGCTGCTTATCGCAAAATAGAAACCGGAGAAACTAAACTAAGTGTGGAAAGATTGATGAAAATATCTGAAATTCTCGACGAAGATTTATCCAATCTTTTGGATATAGATACTAAAAATGTATTTAATAATCAATCCAATGAAGGAAACGGCTATGTAGAAATTATCAATAATGATTATAAAGATATTATTAAGGATATTAAAGAAACATATGACAAGCTAATCCAGTCAAAAGACGACCAGATAGTCATGCTAAAAGAACAAATCTCATTTTTGAAAGAAAAAAAATAA